In Verrucomicrobiia bacterium, a single window of DNA contains:
- a CDS encoding ABC transporter permease — MTDLKFALRQLLKNPGFTTVAVLTLALGIGANTAIFSVVHAVLLRPLPYPDPDQLVQLRSDWSGEPGTSISGAAFLEIHARSQSLARSAAYEGGDMTLTRSGSAERVMAGAVTADFFPLLGVHPALGRNFTSEEDTPGGPKSVILGHGLWHSRFGGAADILGRTITLNQERYTVVGVLPARFRHPEPFQLWIPMALSETGGTFVKHGEGIMLLKAIARLKPGVTLQQAQAELQTLAQRPQPGGPSVTSTGQGGGGGILTWVSLHEQVVGGVKGALLVLLGAVGFVLLIACANVANLQLARAAARQREMAVRAALGAGRWRIARELLTQSVLLSLIGGGLGLFLAYWGVHLLGQWGGATLPAMEGIRIDAWVLAFTLGVSVITGVAFGLAPAVQAWRTDVNAALKVSGRGDAGGHRNRFRHLLVVSEVALALVLLVGAGLLIKSFARLTEVNPGFRTEGVLTFQATLTEGTPQARRIHFVGQVVERLKALPGVQSAAATDSLPLTPFERITLVEIEGRPPIDFNRLRRGELNVRPASRPTVTPDYFHAMGIPVKSGRAFLPQDARPASGVVIVNETFEKHHFPGESAVGKRIHLLGSGELPWLTVVGVVSDVRQGGLAGDVMPEVYSPELEEVGDALSFVVRVAGDPATLIPSVRGVVAEVDPTQALHNVMSMEQRLADTTTSRRLNTVLLGSFAAVALLLTVVGIYGVMSYSVTQRRREIGVRMALGAQQSAVLGMILHGGLRLTLLGVAIGLAGALALTRYLSSQLYAVGATDPFTFLGVAVALTSVALVACWLPARRAARVNPIVALRAE, encoded by the coding sequence ATGACCGACCTCAAGTTCGCCCTCCGCCAGTTGCTGAAGAACCCCGGCTTCACCACGGTGGCCGTGCTCACGCTCGCCCTCGGGATCGGGGCGAATACCGCCATCTTCAGCGTGGTCCATGCCGTCCTGCTCCGGCCGCTGCCCTATCCCGACCCCGACCAATTGGTGCAGTTGCGATCCGATTGGTCCGGCGAACCCGGCACCTCCATCAGCGGTGCCGCATTCCTCGAGATTCATGCCCGGAGTCAGTCCCTGGCGCGCAGCGCCGCCTATGAAGGCGGCGACATGACCCTCACCAGGAGCGGTTCGGCGGAACGGGTCATGGCCGGTGCCGTGACGGCGGACTTCTTTCCACTGCTCGGCGTCCATCCGGCATTGGGACGGAACTTCACCTCGGAGGAGGACACGCCCGGGGGTCCCAAGTCGGTCATTCTCGGACATGGCCTCTGGCATTCCCGGTTCGGCGGTGCCGCGGACATCCTGGGCCGTACCATCACCTTGAACCAGGAGAGATATACCGTCGTGGGCGTTCTTCCGGCGCGCTTTCGCCATCCCGAGCCCTTTCAGCTTTGGATCCCGATGGCTCTGAGTGAGACAGGGGGAACCTTCGTAAAGCACGGCGAAGGGATCATGCTTCTCAAAGCCATCGCCCGGTTGAAGCCCGGCGTGACGCTTCAACAGGCGCAGGCCGAGTTGCAGACCCTTGCGCAGCGCCCTCAGCCGGGTGGCCCGTCCGTGACTTCAACCGGCCAGGGCGGCGGCGGCGGCATCCTGACATGGGTCAGCCTGCACGAACAGGTCGTCGGCGGCGTGAAGGGCGCACTGCTGGTGTTGCTGGGCGCCGTCGGCTTTGTGCTCCTCATCGCCTGTGCGAATGTCGCCAACCTCCAACTCGCGCGGGCGGCCGCCCGGCAACGCGAGATGGCCGTCCGGGCCGCGCTGGGCGCCGGACGCTGGCGGATCGCCCGTGAACTTCTCACCCAGAGCGTGCTGCTTTCTCTGATCGGCGGCGGCTTGGGATTGTTCCTGGCGTACTGGGGCGTCCACCTGCTAGGGCAATGGGGCGGCGCGACCCTGCCGGCGATGGAGGGGATTCGCATCGATGCGTGGGTGCTGGCGTTCACCCTCGGCGTGTCGGTGATCACGGGCGTGGCATTCGGACTCGCGCCGGCGGTTCAAGCCTGGCGCACGGACGTGAATGCCGCGCTCAAGGTATCGGGCCGCGGGGATGCCGGCGGGCATCGCAACCGGTTTCGCCATCTCCTGGTCGTGTCTGAGGTGGCGCTGGCGCTGGTGCTGCTCGTCGGCGCCGGGCTGTTGATCAAGAGCTTCGCGCGACTGACCGAGGTGAATCCCGGCTTCCGCACCGAAGGGGTGTTGACGTTTCAGGCAACCCTGACCGAGGGAACGCCCCAGGCCCGGAGAATCCACTTCGTGGGACAGGTCGTCGAGCGGTTGAAGGCTCTGCCCGGTGTTCAGTCGGCCGCCGCGACCGATTCGCTTCCGCTCACTCCCTTCGAGCGCATCACCCTGGTGGAGATCGAGGGCCGGCCACCGATCGACTTCAACAGGCTGAGAAGGGGCGAACTGAATGTGAGGCCGGCCTCGCGCCCCACAGTCACCCCCGACTACTTCCATGCGATGGGGATTCCGGTGAAGAGCGGAAGGGCATTCTTGCCTCAGGACGCCCGTCCCGCCTCGGGCGTGGTGATCGTCAACGAGACGTTCGAGAAGCATCACTTCCCCGGCGAAAGCGCGGTCGGCAAACGCATCCATCTCCTGGGGTCGGGTGAGCTGCCGTGGCTCACCGTGGTGGGAGTTGTCAGCGACGTGCGGCAGGGTGGCCTTGCGGGAGACGTCATGCCGGAAGTGTACAGCCCCGAGTTGGAGGAAGTGGGGGACGCCCTGAGCTTCGTCGTCCGCGTCGCCGGGGATCCGGCCACCCTGATCCCTTCCGTCCGGGGCGTGGTGGCGGAGGTGGACCCGACCCAGGCGCTCCACAACGTGATGTCGATGGAGCAGCGGCTGGCGGATACCACGACTTCGCGTCGCCTGAACACGGTCCTGCTGGGCAGCTTTGCGGCGGTGGCGCTGCTGCTCACCGTGGTCGGCATCTACGGCGTGATGTCGTATTCGGTCACGCAACGTCGGCGCGAGATCGGCGTGCGGATGGCCCTGGGCGCGCAACAGAGTGCGGTGCTGGGAATGATCCTCCATGGCGGGCTTCGGCTCACGCTGCTGGGCGTTGCCATCGGGCTGGCCGGGGCCCTGGCCCTGACGCGTTACCTCTCGAGCCAGCTTTACGCCGTCGGGGCCACCGATCCCTTCACCTTTCTGGGCGTCGCGGTGGCGCTTACGAGCGTCGCCTTGGTCGCCTGCTGGCTTCCGGCCCGGCGCGCGGCGCGGGTCAATCCGATCGTGGCGCTGCGGGCGGAATAG
- a CDS encoding ABC transporter permease — protein MNDLKFALRQLLKNPGFTAVAVLTLALGIGANTAIFSVVHGVLLAPLPFPAPERLVRIHETVPARGADGVPVSPPTFLDWRNQSSTFESLSAMTYMGYNLTGQGEARRLNAARVSANFFQLLGVNPVNGRAFAPEEETVGRHRVAIVSRAMWQGTFGGDPAVVGRIIQLDGEGYEVVGVVPDRIGIPSSKTELWTPAAFSAEELADRGSRYLQVIGRLKQGVSHQEAASEMQTISARLAGEHEESKDFSSSLIGLHEETVGTTRRPLLVLLGAVACVLLIACANVANLLLARATARSREFALRTSLGAGRVRILRQLVTEGLLLSLVAGGLGLLLGRWGVTAIVALAPSDLPRMAGISMNSTVLAFSLVIAVGTGLVCGMAPAISAWRTDLNEVLKEHGRGLTEGFRRNRIRSALVVGEIALSLVLLAGAGLLLRSFAMLYDVDPGFQPSNLLTANLALPERKYPTAAIQAATFQRIVAEASALPGVRSASAVFGLPYGGMISKSSLSIEGRPPPKANEPNIASYRQVTPGYFKTIGATLLRGRDFDARDTANAPRTVLVNESFTRAFFPGLRGDEVIGQRIDCANDLWEIIGIVRDFRDSNLAEPAEPQMFLPIDQSCWGLMSLVVRTDGDPAILSESLRQTVARIDPELPLENIRPMATLLDGTLAERRLQTGLLAAFAVLALVLSAVGIHGVMACSVSQRIQEIGIRMALGAQLGDVIRMVLRQGAVLTGLGVAFGLAGGLALARLLAGLLYEIRPHDPPTFGFVSAVLIVVALMACWIPAHRASRVNPMVALRSE, from the coding sequence ATGAATGATCTCAAATTCGCCCTCCGCCAGTTGCTCAAGAACCCCGGCTTCACCGCCGTGGCCGTGCTCACCCTCGCGCTCGGCATCGGCGCCAACACCGCCATCTTCAGCGTCGTCCACGGGGTGCTGCTGGCTCCGTTGCCGTTCCCCGCGCCGGAGCGGCTGGTCCGCATCCATGAAACCGTGCCAGCCCGAGGCGCGGACGGTGTTCCTGTCTCTCCGCCAACATTCCTCGACTGGAGGAACCAGAGCTCGACCTTCGAGTCACTCTCGGCGATGACCTACATGGGCTACAACCTCACCGGCCAAGGCGAGGCCCGCCGTCTCAATGCCGCCAGAGTATCCGCGAATTTCTTCCAGCTGCTCGGGGTGAATCCGGTCAACGGGCGGGCGTTCGCCCCGGAGGAGGAAACCGTGGGCCGGCACAGGGTGGCGATTGTAAGCCGGGCCATGTGGCAGGGCACATTCGGGGGCGATCCGGCCGTCGTTGGCCGCATCATCCAGCTCGACGGCGAAGGGTATGAGGTCGTGGGCGTCGTTCCGGACCGAATCGGGATACCGTCTTCGAAGACAGAGTTATGGACGCCCGCCGCTTTCAGCGCGGAAGAACTCGCCGACCGTGGATCGCGCTACCTGCAGGTGATCGGGCGGCTGAAGCAGGGCGTATCCCACCAGGAGGCCGCCTCTGAGATGCAGACCATCTCGGCCCGCCTCGCCGGGGAACACGAGGAGTCCAAGGACTTCTCGAGCAGCCTGATCGGTCTCCACGAGGAGACAGTTGGCACGACGCGGCGGCCCCTCCTGGTGCTGCTTGGTGCCGTGGCGTGCGTGCTTCTGATCGCCTGCGCGAACGTCGCCAATCTTCTCCTGGCCCGTGCGACTGCGCGCAGCCGGGAGTTTGCGCTGCGGACTTCGCTGGGAGCCGGCCGCGTCCGGATTCTCCGGCAACTTGTGACGGAGGGATTGCTGTTGAGTCTGGTCGCCGGCGGGCTGGGACTCCTGCTGGGGCGTTGGGGTGTCACGGCCATTGTGGCGCTCGCCCCATCGGATCTACCGCGCATGGCCGGGATCTCGATGAATTCCACCGTGTTGGCATTCTCGCTGGTGATCGCGGTCGGAACGGGCCTGGTCTGCGGCATGGCCCCGGCGATCTCTGCCTGGCGAACAGATTTGAACGAAGTGCTGAAAGAGCACGGGCGTGGCCTGACCGAGGGCTTCCGGCGGAACCGGATCCGTAGCGCCCTCGTGGTCGGCGAGATCGCCCTGTCACTGGTCCTGCTTGCGGGGGCCGGCCTGCTTCTCCGCAGCTTCGCAATGTTGTACGATGTTGATCCGGGTTTCCAGCCATCGAACCTGCTCACGGCCAACCTGGCCCTTCCGGAAAGGAAGTATCCCACCGCGGCCATCCAGGCTGCGACCTTTCAGCGGATTGTGGCGGAGGCGTCGGCCCTGCCTGGAGTCAGATCAGCCTCAGCCGTTTTCGGTCTGCCCTACGGCGGCATGATTTCGAAGTCGTCACTGTCCATCGAAGGCAGGCCGCCACCGAAGGCGAACGAGCCGAACATCGCCTCGTATCGGCAGGTGACGCCGGGTTACTTCAAAACCATCGGCGCCACCCTGTTGCGCGGACGGGATTTCGATGCGCGCGACACGGCGAACGCGCCCCGGACCGTCCTGGTCAACGAGTCCTTCACCCGCGCGTTCTTTCCGGGATTGAGGGGCGACGAGGTGATCGGCCAGCGCATCGACTGCGCGAATGACCTCTGGGAGATCATTGGGATCGTGCGCGACTTCCGGGACTCGAACCTGGCTGAGCCTGCCGAGCCGCAGATGTTCCTGCCGATCGACCAAAGCTGCTGGGGATTGATGTCGCTGGTCGTCCGGACCGATGGCGACCCCGCCATTCTGAGTGAATCTCTCCGGCAGACCGTTGCCCGGATCGACCCGGAACTGCCGCTCGAGAACATCCGCCCCATGGCGACTCTGCTCGACGGCACCCTGGCCGAACGTCGCCTCCAAACCGGTTTGCTGGCCGCGTTTGCCGTCCTGGCCCTCGTTCTATCCGCTGTCGGCATCCATGGAGTGATGGCCTGTTCCGTTTCCCAAAGGATCCAGGAGATCGGCATCCGCATGGCCTTGGGCGCCCAACTGGGGGATGTGATCCGGATGGTTCTTCGGCAAGGGGCCGTCCTGACCGGACTCGGCGTTGCGTTCGGATTGGCGGGCGGGCTCGCCCTGGCCCGCCTGCTTGCCGGACTGCTCTACGAAATCCGGCCGCACGACCCGCCGACATTCGGATTCGTCTCCGCCGTCCTCATCGTCGTCGCGCTGATGGCCTGCTGGATTCCCGCCCACCGCGCTTCAAGGGTGAATCCGATGGTCGCTCTGCGAAGTGAATGA
- a CDS encoding ABC transporter permease codes for MNELRFAFRQLLKSPGFTAAAVLTLALGIGANTAIFSVANAVLLRPLPYRDSGQLVWVYRQNATLGYNRIVVTPGRFWNLQERNTCFSQMALLQPTDFTLVGDENPRQLRGLCVSPNLTQVLGVKPVLGRGFQSEEGEDGNHRVVLLSFALWQSRFGGDPNVIGRSIRSDTDTFTVVGVLPQDLHFPLGTLAGAATTLKQPAEIWTPAVWTPDQKAGKDGDGAGHVLARLKPDATVEQADAEVRIINEQYDGEQRRTDWTVRAELLEEQIAGHARPLIFLLLAAAGLVLLIACVNVANLFLMRGSARHKEMAIRAALGASRFQILRQLWSESLLFSLIGGGCGMLLAFWGVRALILLLPADLPRLGETQIDPAVLCFAGALSILAGLLFGSAPALQATRVGLNEAFKENSRGLTTTLRSHRLRNGLVVSEIALSLMLLAGAGLMVRSFAQLNRVQPGFDPENVLAVGLVFSPARYPGPAAREARQAFTSQLIERLEALPGVRSAAACMGVPLAGGRIFSNLPLLLEGQPVPAPGSEQFVRWRGVSPGYFSTTGIPLLKGRDFNDQDKPMVAAIVSEGFVRKYFDGREPIGLKCNLGEIIGVVGDCLDLSLDLPAEPRIYLPVYDFSTQAILVRSTGDPRALASAVEATVLALDKFQPVQSVQPLEQVLSESISQRRSQMVLLGLLASAALALAAVGIYGVMASLVIERTHEIGIRMALGARASDVFRLVVRNGMSLAMIGGVAGLIGTLALTPVLRSFLFGVNPMDPLTLIAGALLLTLVALLACWLPARRAAIVDPMVALRRE; via the coding sequence ATGAACGAACTCCGCTTCGCCTTCCGCCAGTTGCTCAAGAGCCCCGGCTTCACCGCCGCGGCCGTGCTCACGCTCGCGCTCGGGATCGGCGCCAACACCGCTATCTTCAGCGTGGCGAACGCGGTGTTGCTTCGGCCATTGCCCTATCGGGACTCGGGGCAACTGGTTTGGGTGTATCGCCAGAATGCAACACTGGGCTACAACCGGATCGTCGTCACGCCGGGGCGATTCTGGAATCTGCAGGAACGGAATACCTGCTTCTCACAGATGGCATTGCTCCAGCCAACCGACTTCACCTTGGTTGGGGACGAAAACCCGCGCCAACTCCGAGGTCTGTGCGTATCACCAAATCTGACGCAAGTCCTCGGGGTGAAACCAGTCCTCGGCCGCGGATTCCAATCCGAGGAAGGCGAGGACGGGAACCATCGCGTGGTGCTGCTGAGCTTTGCGCTTTGGCAGAGCCGGTTCGGTGGCGATCCAAACGTCATCGGAAGATCGATTCGGAGCGATACGGACACCTTCACGGTCGTAGGAGTTCTCCCGCAAGATCTCCATTTCCCGCTCGGCACGCTGGCGGGAGCGGCAACGACGCTGAAGCAACCCGCTGAGATCTGGACCCCGGCCGTCTGGACGCCGGACCAGAAAGCGGGCAAGGACGGTGACGGTGCCGGCCATGTGCTGGCCCGATTGAAACCCGATGCCACCGTCGAACAGGCCGACGCAGAAGTTCGAATCATCAATGAGCAATATGACGGAGAGCAGAGGCGGACCGACTGGACGGTCCGAGCAGAGCTGCTAGAAGAACAGATCGCTGGACACGCTCGACCGTTGATCTTCTTGCTATTGGCGGCGGCCGGCCTGGTTCTGCTGATTGCGTGCGTCAATGTGGCCAATCTCTTTCTGATGCGCGGTTCTGCCCGGCACAAAGAGATGGCAATCCGGGCCGCCCTGGGCGCCAGCCGGTTTCAAATTCTCCGGCAACTATGGAGCGAGAGCCTTCTATTCAGTTTGATTGGAGGCGGTTGCGGTATGTTACTGGCATTTTGGGGTGTCCGAGCATTGATTTTGTTGCTTCCGGCCGATCTCCCGCGCCTGGGCGAAACTCAAATTGATCCGGCGGTCCTGTGTTTTGCAGGAGCCCTTTCTATTCTCGCCGGACTCTTGTTTGGCTCCGCTCCCGCCCTTCAGGCGACGCGTGTCGGATTGAATGAAGCGTTCAAAGAGAACAGCCGTGGACTGACCACCACGCTTCGCAGTCACCGGCTGCGGAACGGTCTGGTCGTTTCGGAAATCGCGTTGTCTCTGATGCTGCTGGCAGGTGCGGGACTCATGGTGCGGAGCTTTGCTCAGCTCAATCGGGTTCAGCCTGGCTTCGATCCTGAGAATGTCCTGGCGGTGGGCCTGGTCTTTTCACCGGCCCGCTATCCCGGACCGGCGGCGCGCGAAGCGCGGCAAGCTTTCACCTCGCAACTCATCGAGCGGCTCGAAGCCCTGCCGGGGGTGCGCTCCGCCGCGGCCTGCATGGGAGTCCCACTGGCAGGCGGACGTATCTTTTCGAATCTTCCCCTCTTGCTGGAAGGGCAGCCTGTTCCTGCGCCCGGCAGCGAACAGTTCGTCCGGTGGCGCGGGGTGAGTCCGGGCTATTTCAGCACGACGGGGATTCCGCTGCTCAAAGGACGCGACTTTAACGACCAAGACAAGCCGATGGTGGCTGCAATCGTGAGCGAAGGCTTCGTCCGGAAGTATTTCGACGGGCGCGAGCCCATCGGACTCAAGTGCAACCTGGGCGAAATCATTGGAGTGGTCGGAGATTGTCTCGACTTGAGCCTAGATTTGCCGGCCGAACCGCGGATTTATCTTCCCGTTTACGATTTTTCCACCCAGGCGATTCTTGTGCGCAGCACGGGCGATCCTCGTGCACTGGCTTCCGCTGTCGAGGCAACGGTGCTGGCTTTGGACAAATTCCAACCGGTGCAAAGTGTTCAACCTTTGGAACAGGTCCTCTCTGAATCCATCTCGCAGCGCCGGAGCCAAATGGTGCTCCTTGGGCTTCTGGCCAGCGCCGCGCTCGCTCTGGCTGCCGTCGGAATTTACGGAGTCATGGCTTCTCTTGTCATCGAGAGAACGCATGAGATTGGCATTCGAATGGCCCTGGGCGCGCGGGCCAGCGATGTTTTTCGGCTCGTCGTGCGAAATGGCATGTCACTCGCGATGATCGGCGGTGTGGCGGGGCTTATCGGAACGCTCGCGCTGACGCCGGTGTTGCGCAGTTTTCTCTTCGGAGTCAATCCGATGGATCCGTTGACGTTGATCGCCGGGGCACTCCTGCTCACATTGGTCGCTTTGCTGGCCTGTTGGCTGCCTGCTCGCCGGGCTGCAATAGTCGATCCAATGGTCGCTCTGCGACGTGAATGA
- a CDS encoding ABC transporter permease, translating into MNDLRFSLRQLLKNPGFTAVAVLSLALGIAANTTIFSFVNTLLLRPPPVERPGDLWQIWQLRPKAASDLKRYGNWGPAEIAYLRQHNQSFADLGAFETEPSFMSWNLNGVGEPVQGLAVSGNFFDLCGIQPALGRFFLPAEDQTPGSHPVVVVSQAFWRNRLAADPQAVGRALTINGVALTVIGVAPDAFTGTMAGINPDLWVPFMMVPAVSHNATWLTRTDSHSVIGLGRLKPGVNEAQAGADLTALTHRFQEEIKGRKPEDGAVLTPFLMVPVPLRGFVRAFTATLTGAVLLVLLIACANAANLQLARGAARRKEMAVRSALGAGRSRLIRQLLTESVLLAAAGGGLGLLLSVWLANLIVGLVPTSLPLRLDMTPDWRVLTFTAVVSLATGILFGLAPAFRGTRQDVASALKDESRGTAGRRSRLANALIVGQMALCLVLLLGATLCLRSLFKARALDPGFEVKNRVTAGLNLNDFGYSAAQAEEFYARLLSRVQTLPGVRAAAWTRHLPLGTAMNNGSFPLDEQEPGAARSGFFERFGVGPGYFATLGTSLLQGREFTAADREGAPRVAIINEAAATRFWPGQNPIGRRLYVGDVNAENVREIVGVVQTGRYRTLGEDPKPAFFECFLQGVPLHATLVAHVRGDPRPVLAAIRGATQELDSRLALTTATTLEQHLTLALFPVRTSGMLLGVLGIVALVLAVSGLFGVIAYSVSQRTREVGIRMALGARRSDVQRLVLRQGMRLAGAGIVVGLPGALATTQWLRSLLFGISPTDPLTFLSIPLLLLAVAWSACWLPARRAARVDPMVALRAE; encoded by the coding sequence ATGAACGACCTCCGCTTCTCCCTCCGTCAGCTGCTCAAGAACCCGGGCTTCACCGCCGTGGCCGTGTTGTCACTCGCCTTGGGCATCGCGGCCAACACGACCATCTTCAGCTTCGTCAACACGCTGTTGCTCCGGCCGCCGCCGGTCGAGCGGCCGGGTGATCTATGGCAGATCTGGCAACTGCGGCCCAAGGCCGCTTCGGATCTCAAACGCTACGGCAACTGGGGGCCGGCGGAGATCGCCTACCTGCGCCAGCACAACCAGTCGTTCGCGGATCTCGGGGCATTCGAGACCGAGCCTTCGTTCATGAGCTGGAACCTGAACGGCGTCGGCGAACCGGTCCAGGGTCTGGCCGTGTCCGGCAATTTCTTCGATCTGTGCGGCATCCAGCCCGCGCTGGGACGATTCTTCCTGCCGGCGGAGGACCAGACGCCAGGCTCGCATCCGGTGGTCGTGGTCAGCCAGGCCTTCTGGCGAAACCGCCTCGCCGCCGATCCACAGGCCGTAGGCCGCGCGCTGACCATCAACGGGGTCGCGCTGACCGTGATCGGCGTGGCCCCGGACGCGTTTACCGGCACGATGGCCGGCATTAACCCGGACCTTTGGGTGCCATTCATGATGGTCCCGGCGGTGTCGCACAACGCCACGTGGCTCACGCGCACCGATTCGCATTCGGTCATCGGGCTCGGTCGCCTGAAGCCAGGCGTCAACGAAGCGCAGGCAGGGGCCGATCTGACGGCGCTGACGCACCGTTTCCAGGAGGAGATCAAGGGTAGGAAGCCCGAGGACGGTGCGGTGCTGACGCCTTTCCTCATGGTGCCTGTGCCGTTGCGGGGATTTGTCCGCGCGTTCACCGCGACGCTGACAGGCGCGGTGCTGCTCGTGCTGCTCATCGCCTGCGCCAACGCGGCGAACCTGCAGCTCGCGCGCGGCGCGGCGCGGCGGAAGGAGATGGCCGTGCGTTCAGCGCTCGGCGCGGGACGATCCCGGCTCATCCGACAGTTGCTCACCGAGAGCGTGCTGCTGGCCGCGGCGGGAGGCGGGCTGGGTCTGCTGCTGTCGGTCTGGCTGGCGAACCTCATCGTGGGGCTCGTGCCGACGAGCCTGCCGCTCCGTCTTGACATGACGCCCGACTGGCGCGTGCTCACCTTCACCGCGGTGGTCTCGCTCGCCACCGGCATCCTCTTCGGACTGGCTCCGGCCTTCCGCGGCACCCGGCAGGACGTGGCCTCCGCTCTGAAGGACGAGTCGCGCGGCACGGCCGGGCGCCGGTCCCGGCTCGCGAACGCCCTGATCGTCGGCCAGATGGCGCTCTGCCTGGTGCTGCTGCTGGGCGCGACCCTCTGCCTTCGCAGCCTGTTCAAAGCCCGCGCCCTTGATCCGGGCTTCGAGGTGAAGAACCGCGTGACGGCCGGTCTTAACCTGAACGACTTTGGCTATTCGGCGGCGCAGGCGGAGGAGTTCTATGCCCGATTGCTGTCCCGGGTGCAGACGTTGCCAGGTGTGCGGGCGGCGGCCTGGACCCGGCATCTGCCGCTGGGCACCGCGATGAACAATGGCAGCTTCCCGCTGGACGAGCAGGAACCAGGCGCCGCGCGGTCCGGATTCTTCGAGAGATTTGGCGTCGGCCCCGGCTACTTCGCCACCCTTGGAACCTCTCTCCTGCAGGGACGGGAGTTCACCGCGGCCGACCGCGAAGGTGCGCCGCGCGTGGCGATCATCAACGAGGCGGCGGCCACCCGCTTCTGGCCCGGCCAGAATCCGATCGGCCGCCGGCTGTATGTGGGCGACGTGAACGCGGAGAACGTTCGCGAGATTGTCGGCGTGGTGCAGACCGGCCGCTATCGCACGCTGGGCGAAGATCCCAAGCCGGCCTTCTTCGAGTGCTTCCTCCAGGGCGTGCCCCTGCACGCGACCTTGGTGGCCCATGTCCGGGGCGACCCGCGCCCCGTGCTGGCGGCGATCCGTGGCGCGACGCAGGAACTGGATTCCCGGCTGGCGCTGACGACGGCCACGACCCTGGAGCAGCACCTCACGCTGGCCCTCTTCCCGGTGCGGACCTCCGGCATGTTGTTGGGCGTACTGGGGATCGTGGCACTCGTGCTCGCGGTGTCCGGCCTGTTCGGTGTCATCGCCTACTCGGTCTCGCAGCGGACGCGTGAAGTCGGCATCCGCATGGCGCTGGGAGCACGGCGCAGCGACGTGCAGCGGCTTGTGTTGCGACAGGGCATGAGGCTGGCGGGAGCAGGAATCGTTGTTGGTCTGCCCGGCGCTCTGGCCACGACGCAATGGCTGCGCAGCCTGCTCTTCGGCATCAGCCCGACCGATCCACTCACCTTTCTCAGCATCCCGTTGCTTTTGTTGGCCGTTGCGTGGTCAGCCTGCTGGCTGCCCGCACGTCGCGCGGCGCGGGTGGATCCGATGGTGGCGTTGCGGGCCGAATGA